One genomic region from Thalassotalea sp. PS06 encodes:
- a CDS encoding ester cyclase: MSQQKVTQLYWKNLPELLSPEGNKVQTLKGFDPEFIDIVDYIIRITHRIWEQKNIGLCVDYYGEYCPVHTLGGYSDDVETVVKNTLKTIGAFPDRSLIGENVIWRDLGEEYGYYSSHRITSIMTNKGPSEFGPATGKTGRVTTIADCICYENKIVYEWLMRDNSFLVKQLGLDVLEAAHHFAQLPDNATFEQWRQNEIKRVKAGEPSEHQWPTKIADNALAIANRWIDQLFNQKSFSHAAELYHLNAKVQWPGGVEAVGIPGIKGVLIRFLSQVPDARATVDHVGVTDFEDKGEDIAIRWSIAGTFHSGDSKLSKFNGQDYFVLASTHLRIIDNKIQQEWTVFDEVAAYANLIKDYQRANADTGVASC, encoded by the coding sequence ATGTCGCAGCAAAAGGTTACACAACTTTACTGGAAAAACTTACCTGAGCTCTTATCGCCTGAAGGTAACAAAGTACAGACTTTAAAAGGGTTTGATCCCGAATTTATCGATATTGTCGATTACATTATTCGTATAACCCACCGAATCTGGGAACAAAAGAATATCGGCCTGTGTGTAGATTATTACGGCGAATACTGTCCGGTGCACACGTTAGGTGGTTACTCCGATGACGTTGAAACTGTGGTGAAGAACACCCTAAAAACCATAGGTGCTTTCCCCGATCGCTCGTTAATTGGCGAAAACGTAATTTGGCGGGATCTGGGAGAAGAGTATGGCTATTACTCTTCGCACCGCATTACCAGTATCATGACCAATAAAGGCCCTTCTGAATTTGGGCCTGCTACCGGAAAAACCGGCCGGGTTACGACCATCGCTGACTGTATCTGTTATGAAAATAAAATCGTCTACGAATGGTTAATGCGGGATAACAGTTTCTTGGTTAAACAGCTAGGTCTTGATGTTCTTGAAGCTGCGCATCATTTCGCACAATTACCCGACAATGCCACATTCGAGCAATGGCGTCAGAATGAGATTAAACGAGTCAAAGCCGGGGAGCCCAGTGAACACCAATGGCCGACGAAAATTGCTGATAATGCATTGGCAATAGCAAACCGCTGGATTGATCAATTATTCAATCAAAAATCCTTTAGCCATGCGGCCGAGTTATATCACCTGAATGCAAAAGTGCAATGGCCAGGCGGCGTGGAAGCAGTTGGCATTCCTGGTATTAAAGGCGTTCTGATTCGCTTTTTATCGCAGGTACCGGACGCCAGAGCTACCGTTGATCACGTAGGTGTTACTGATTTTGAAGACAAAGGCGAGGATATCGCTATTCGCTGGTCGATTGCCGGTACATTTCATTCCGGCGACTCTAAGCTGAGTAAATTTAACGGTCAGGATTACTTTGTTTTAGCATCGACGCACTTGCGCATTATTGACAATAAAATACAACAGGAATGGACAGTGTTTGACGAAGTCGCAGCCTATGCCAACTTGATTAAAGATTA
- a CDS encoding ester cyclase, which translates to MSIINQFYQALDKQQRLSDVACEDMRLHASYPIDTIQGYSELQKQYWQLLKTALPDIQRKAFIEFSSDYEGSTWIAATGYFVGTFKAPLLNIRATQKTLYLRFTELVKLEQGKIKDYYIILDFLDVMNQAGVNPLRKSLGHDGLIMPPSTMDGLNPPEESPEQANASEQLVMNMLDELGRFDGKSLQSMKLENYWHPDFMWYGPAGIGTTRGIEGFRRHHQGPFVFSFPDRVVDHKATIVKQGNYVATGGWPHMHGSHLAGGWLGLPPSGKNLELRVMDIWRREGSLLVENWVGIDIIHMCKQMGLDVFAIMNDTFNQAHS; encoded by the coding sequence ATGTCTATCATCAATCAGTTTTATCAAGCCCTGGACAAGCAACAGCGTTTGTCTGATGTCGCCTGTGAAGATATGCGCCTGCACGCCTCCTACCCTATCGATACAATTCAGGGGTATTCAGAGCTGCAAAAGCAATACTGGCAGTTACTTAAAACTGCATTGCCCGACATTCAGCGCAAAGCGTTTATCGAGTTTTCCAGTGACTATGAAGGCAGTACCTGGATTGCAGCGACAGGCTATTTTGTCGGTACCTTTAAAGCGCCGTTACTGAATATCAGAGCCACGCAAAAGACCTTATACCTGCGCTTTACCGAGCTAGTGAAACTAGAACAAGGTAAAATCAAGGATTACTACATTATTCTCGATTTTCTCGATGTAATGAATCAAGCCGGTGTCAATCCGCTTCGCAAAAGCTTAGGGCATGATGGGCTGATCATGCCGCCTTCGACGATGGACGGCTTAAATCCGCCTGAGGAATCCCCTGAGCAGGCAAATGCATCAGAGCAGCTGGTTATGAACATGCTTGATGAACTGGGTCGTTTCGATGGCAAGTCACTGCAAAGCATGAAACTAGAAAACTACTGGCATCCTGATTTTATGTGGTATGGCCCGGCAGGTATCGGCACGACGCGCGGTATCGAAGGGTTTCGTCGCCACCATCAAGGTCCATTTGTTTTTAGCTTCCCTGACCGCGTAGTTGACCATAAAGCTACCATCGTAAAGCAAGGGAATTACGTTGCAACGGGCGGCTGGCCACATATGCACGGCAGTCACTTGGCTGGCGGCTGGTTGGGATTACCGCCAAGTGGCAAGAATCTAGAATTACGGGTTATGGATATTTGGCGCCGCGAAGGCAGCCTACTGGTCGAGAACTGGGTTGGCATTGATATCATTCATATGTGCAAGCAAATGGGACTCGATGTCTTCGCGATAATGAATGACACATTCAATCAAGCGCACTCTTAA
- a CDS encoding sodium:solute symporter produces MIEFGALNWSILIAYIIANLALGLVIGKKIKSDQDFYLGQKTTPWWAIGISVVATYVSAMTFLGAPAWAYKEGLSVIAIHLNYPLVIMAVIIFFFPFFYNAGVASIYEYQEKRFGKRARALISSIWLVSQTMSSAAVLYATSVVLSFITGIDVIAAIVIVTVIALVYTVLGGITAVIWTDVIQSVILFVGAGIIFYALTNESDFSVMDSLAQLKAEGKLNPLLTDWDFTATTTVWSGIIAMTLYHTTVYGTNQMMVQRTLAAKNIGDAKKSYLLMGFAAFFIYLFFIILGVLFYSYYQGKPFDNDNTIILQFAADYGMPGLMGIIAAAVMAASMSSLDSAFNSLSTVSTIDFYKKYFKKNQSEAHYLKVSRFFTLFWALLIIFPAIMYHLHSTGSILEVLSKVGSYFVGAQLGMFALGFFSKQATENGLLVGTLTGFIVVAAVAIGTDIAWPWYCLIGAGVNGIVTLIASRLIDGKQEILSEYTIKGQQLKFAREGLAEKENGWYRVPGKVDPINYWLFAFFIATLLFLGGLQFMV; encoded by the coding sequence ATGATTGAATTTGGCGCATTAAACTGGAGCATTTTGATCGCGTATATCATCGCGAATCTGGCATTAGGCCTGGTTATCGGAAAAAAAATCAAATCCGACCAGGACTTTTATCTTGGACAAAAAACCACCCCCTGGTGGGCAATTGGTATTTCCGTTGTGGCAACCTATGTAAGTGCCATGACATTTCTGGGCGCACCTGCCTGGGCATACAAAGAAGGGTTAAGTGTGATCGCGATTCATCTTAACTACCCTTTGGTGATCATGGCGGTGATTATTTTCTTCTTTCCGTTCTTTTATAACGCTGGCGTTGCCTCCATTTATGAGTATCAGGAAAAACGATTTGGTAAACGCGCCAGAGCATTAATTTCTTCAATCTGGCTGGTATCGCAAACCATGTCCTCTGCGGCAGTGCTATATGCAACGTCTGTAGTATTAAGCTTTATAACCGGCATAGATGTCATCGCTGCAATTGTTATCGTGACAGTTATTGCTTTGGTCTATACGGTCCTGGGTGGAATTACCGCGGTGATCTGGACCGATGTAATTCAGTCGGTCATTTTATTTGTTGGTGCCGGTATTATTTTCTATGCGCTTACCAACGAGAGTGATTTCTCGGTAATGGATTCACTGGCACAATTAAAGGCAGAAGGTAAACTCAATCCCCTCTTGACTGATTGGGACTTTACCGCCACTACGACTGTCTGGAGTGGTATTATCGCAATGACGCTCTATCATACGACCGTCTATGGTACCAATCAGATGATGGTTCAGCGTACTCTTGCAGCGAAAAACATAGGTGATGCGAAAAAGTCTTACTTATTAATGGGTTTTGCCGCTTTCTTTATCTACTTGTTCTTTATTATTCTGGGCGTGCTATTTTACAGCTATTATCAGGGCAAGCCTTTTGATAATGACAATACCATAATCCTGCAATTTGCGGCCGACTATGGCATGCCAGGGTTAATGGGGATAATCGCCGCAGCAGTAATGGCAGCATCGATGTCGAGCCTGGATTCAGCGTTCAATTCCCTGTCGACCGTTTCAACCATCGATTTCTATAAAAAGTACTTTAAGAAAAATCAATCGGAAGCCCATTACCTGAAAGTATCCCGTTTCTTCACCTTATTCTGGGCACTGTTAATCATATTCCCGGCAATTATGTATCACTTACACAGTACCGGCTCTATTTTAGAAGTGCTGAGTAAAGTTGGCTCCTACTTTGTTGGTGCTCAGCTGGGTATGTTTGCGCTTGGATTCTTTTCCAAACAAGCCACCGAAAACGGTCTTTTGGTAGGTACACTTACCGGTTTTATTGTTGTCGCAGCAGTGGCTATCGGCACCGATATTGCCTGGCCGTGGTACTGTCTTATCGGCGCAGGCGTTAATGGCATTGTGACCTTGATTGCGAGTCGTTTGATCGATGGTAAGCAGGAAATCCTTTCGGAGTACACCATAAAAGGACAACAACTTAAGTTTGCCCGAGAAGGTCTTGCCGAAAAAGAGAATGGTTGGTATCGGGTACCAGGAAAAGTCGATCCGATTAACTACTGGCTGTTTGCCTTCTTTATCGCCACCTTACTGTTCCTTGGCGGCTTACAGTTCATGGTTTAA
- a CDS encoding nuclear transport factor 2 family protein translates to MTNFQNEKAYVLQYFEAMEQATAENLQQVQAAYMAKDYEFYGVYPFNKIDDLSEVSEKVWQPIYRAFSQLQRRQDVFMAGQSEIQGETWVMSMGHFMGLFDCDWLGIRASRKLVMLRYAEFNCVENGKITKTGLWLDIIGFMHQLGINPLPPQTGASFVYPGPRHHNGLLFDEQQPDEAEKTMLVLNTMIDDLSKLNQTDNDRAGPEVMQKNWHDNMSWYGPAGIGATYTIERYQQQHMYPFREGLTDKVFNGHVCRFAEGQFACFFGWPNLSNKAKGGFMGLPSGDVRADMRVVDVYYREGDKLLENWVLIDIPYWLKQQGVDILERTAAIYNPVTE, encoded by the coding sequence ATGACAAATTTTCAAAACGAAAAAGCCTATGTATTACAGTATTTTGAAGCGATGGAGCAAGCGACGGCTGAAAACCTACAGCAGGTTCAGGCTGCGTATATGGCTAAAGACTACGAATTTTATGGAGTCTATCCATTTAACAAAATCGATGATTTGAGTGAGGTTAGTGAAAAAGTCTGGCAGCCGATATACCGGGCATTTAGTCAATTACAACGCCGCCAGGATGTTTTTATGGCCGGACAAAGTGAAATTCAGGGCGAAACCTGGGTGATGAGTATGGGGCATTTCATGGGGCTGTTCGATTGCGACTGGCTAGGGATCCGTGCCAGCCGCAAACTGGTGATGTTGCGTTACGCTGAGTTTAACTGTGTTGAAAACGGCAAAATTACCAAAACAGGTTTATGGCTCGATATCATCGGCTTTATGCATCAATTAGGGATAAATCCTTTACCTCCTCAAACCGGGGCATCCTTTGTTTATCCCGGACCCAGACATCACAACGGTCTGCTGTTTGATGAACAACAACCCGATGAGGCAGAGAAGACGATGTTGGTGTTAAACACCATGATTGATGATTTAAGCAAACTTAATCAGACCGACAATGATCGCGCCGGCCCTGAGGTGATGCAGAAGAATTGGCACGATAATATGAGTTGGTATGGTCCTGCCGGAATCGGAGCTACGTACACGATTGAGCGATATCAACAACAACACATGTATCCGTTTAGAGAAGGATTGACGGATAAAGTCTTTAATGGCCATGTATGCCGATTTGCGGAAGGTCAGTTTGCCTGTTTCTTTGGTTGGCCAAATTTATCCAATAAAGCCAAAGGTGGATTTATGGGGTTACCTAGTGGCGACGTTCGTGCGGATATGAGAGTGGTTGATGTTTATTACCGTGAAGGCGATAAACTGTTGGAAAACTGGGTGCTAATCGATATCCCGTACTGGTTGAAACAACAGGGGGTCGATATTTTAGAACGAACGGCTGCAATTTATAATCCGGTAACGGAATAA
- a CDS encoding alpha/beta hydrolase encodes MWRIIWFSCLLYCSPMSAVELHKLADNSQGLSRYLLEFEHQGLHQYGLLIIGSEQGLENRDLVLLAHGFHPNPPMYGKTSPEISKRPGDYYRQWVEAYGLAGFNVLVPDYRGHNDSEGFEFTHQAGKYDFPERYYASDLIAAVSAFENYRGESLDNIVIAGHSMGAPIAFYAGNQLADKVRLVSLWSSASYRFEQDKTTVTEVPFIIHHGVQDKTTPIQNSEYYRQQFPELELYYGAYQSDKHMLSGKDFNDAMAIDIGYIKRFFKENK; translated from the coding sequence ATGTGGCGTATTATCTGGTTTTCCTGCCTACTGTATTGCTCGCCAATGAGCGCCGTTGAACTGCACAAGCTTGCTGACAATAGCCAGGGGCTATCGCGTTATTTACTGGAATTCGAACATCAGGGGTTGCATCAATACGGGCTATTGATCATTGGTAGTGAGCAAGGTCTTGAAAATCGCGATTTGGTCTTGCTTGCCCATGGTTTTCATCCAAATCCACCTATGTATGGTAAAACTTCCCCTGAAATATCTAAACGTCCGGGAGATTATTATCGCCAATGGGTAGAGGCCTATGGGCTGGCAGGATTTAATGTTCTGGTGCCAGATTACCGAGGTCATAATGACTCCGAGGGGTTTGAGTTTACCCATCAGGCGGGTAAGTATGACTTTCCTGAACGCTACTATGCCAGCGATTTGATTGCGGCGGTAAGCGCATTTGAGAACTATAGGGGGGAATCGCTCGATAATATTGTTATTGCCGGTCACTCAATGGGCGCACCAATCGCCTTTTATGCGGGAAACCAGTTGGCGGATAAGGTTAGGCTGGTCTCTTTATGGTCGTCTGCTTCTTATCGGTTCGAGCAGGATAAAACAACCGTGACAGAGGTTCCTTTTATTATTCACCACGGCGTTCAAGATAAGACGACGCCGATTCAAAACAGTGAGTATTACCGACAGCAGTTCCCAGAACTGGAATTGTATTATGGCGCTTATCAAAGCGATAAACATATGCTCAGTGGCAAAGATTTTAATGACGCAATGGCGATTGATATCGGATATATAAAACGCTTTTTCAAGGAAAATAAATGA
- a CDS encoding ester cyclase: protein MTQNHQQNKQKIHLLSKLQYNFDATDVRDFLTSLFAENAKVQLCFPFEDLEGGKGLFDSALKPLSDAIPDLERRDTIIMSGPTDKGEEWVGCCGYYCGTFTQPWLDIPATGHMVSMRFHEFYKFENGKVIEFQGIWDIPELMMQAKAWPMVPSLGREWHVPGPASQDGLSLTPRNPSLSEHAQQVVTDMCVALGNYASGGVEAMQLEKYWHPRCSWYGPSGIGTARTISGFRNWHQIPFLNGLPDRVGDPHAGHVFADGNYTAFTAWPGMYMTVSGSGWLGIAPGDQKISMRSLDFWRVEDDLIRENWVLIDMLSVYQQLGVDVLARMREFNKAKSIR from the coding sequence ATGACACAGAACCATCAGCAAAATAAACAAAAAATCCATCTCCTGAGTAAGCTTCAATATAACTTTGACGCAACCGATGTGCGGGATTTCCTAACAAGCTTGTTTGCAGAGAATGCTAAAGTTCAGCTTTGCTTTCCATTTGAAGATCTTGAAGGCGGCAAAGGTCTGTTTGACAGCGCTTTGAAACCTTTGTCAGACGCAATACCGGATCTGGAGCGTCGCGATACCATTATCATGTCCGGTCCAACTGACAAAGGTGAAGAATGGGTCGGCTGTTGTGGATATTATTGTGGCACGTTTACTCAACCCTGGTTAGATATTCCAGCCACTGGCCACATGGTTTCAATGCGTTTTCATGAATTTTACAAATTCGAAAATGGTAAGGTAATTGAGTTTCAGGGCATTTGGGATATACCCGAATTAATGATGCAGGCCAAAGCCTGGCCGATGGTACCGAGTCTTGGTAGAGAGTGGCATGTCCCTGGACCTGCAAGTCAGGACGGCTTGTCTCTCACACCGAGAAATCCTTCCCTGTCGGAGCATGCACAACAAGTCGTTACCGATATGTGTGTAGCCCTTGGTAATTATGCGTCTGGCGGTGTTGAAGCAATGCAGCTCGAAAAGTATTGGCATCCTCGTTGTTCGTGGTACGGACCTTCGGGGATAGGTACAGCGAGAACCATTAGCGGCTTTAGAAACTGGCACCAAATCCCTTTTCTAAATGGTTTACCTGACAGAGTAGGGGACCCGCACGCGGGACATGTTTTTGCGGACGGTAATTATACCGCATTCACCGCCTGGCCAGGTATGTACATGACGGTTAGTGGTTCTGGCTGGCTTGGGATCGCTCCCGGGGATCAAAAAATAAGTATGCGCAGCCTGGATTTTTGGCGAGTCGAGGACGATCTTATTCGCGAGAACTGGGTGCTGATTGATATGCTCTCGGTTTACCAGCAGCTAGGGGTTGATGTGCTTGCCCGAATGCGAGAATTTAACAAGGCTAAATCTATTCGATAA
- a CDS encoding TonB-dependent siderophore receptor, with protein MNRKPKNLFKTTVALAVANALLAGNALAENESEQDIEKIEVTATKRVTSIQEVPLAVTAIGGDELVDMQITDILSIEKAIPGVTVASFGNNPQVILRGAGSAGTTDIAVPIYHNNMYLPTTGQALAGYMDVERIEALRGPQGTLFGRNTFGGLINVITKKPDTEEFDFGAAITVGDYGLLKTEGFVNVPLGDKVAFRLTAADEQRDGYVENINNPDGDLKDSDYTYVRGQLLFTPTDDLSINLTMSHWKDTGNGSLNWAYKAAGIPLDKNDPTKINAIDGYLDPRMGIYVGCEGEPDRAGGRSQAGNVCAGDASASIVSDPRKIDYDYTPIRELEETAVYLNIDWEVANHSLVLNAAAFDYQAINLMDAEFSSMASWVDGTYGTTKSEQVDFTISSTFDGPLQYTLGAYYFDSQDPDNKSAYLFGSLTESWYAYAGATPETPSWAYWNREGRGGTKSTALYGQATYSLTDKLNATAGIRYTEDDRQSQRSNSLAGSLGWGNWDDYLGPELPSFTYVDGNGDALPTEVGKDENMDYRLGVDYQINDDVMVYASYSTAYIAGATDAATQKLLDPQTNKSYEAGFKSTLFDGDFRLNGAIFNAKYEGLTTTAFIEQGDTGVAVATQVPGGSINSRGIELEGFWDVTDDLVVDFGVSVDMSEYDEFVVNAGNLVINDSDGNPVKPIGSEVIDGGFGFVMDGENTPYTPDLTVGVGVSYFFDLGDMGTIKPYVHTYYNSGYMTNRAPAFFGEQDAYAKVDLSVKWESVDGDFTVQAYVNNATDELIQTYTEILSRARVAYDYAAPRNMGIRFGYNF; from the coding sequence ATGAATAGAAAACCTAAGAATCTCTTTAAAACAACGGTCGCGTTAGCCGTTGCCAATGCTCTGCTGGCGGGTAACGCTCTTGCCGAGAATGAATCTGAGCAGGATATCGAAAAAATTGAAGTTACTGCAACGAAGCGTGTAACCAGTATTCAGGAAGTACCATTGGCGGTTACTGCTATCGGTGGCGATGAACTAGTCGATATGCAAATTACCGACATCCTGTCAATTGAAAAAGCGATTCCTGGTGTGACGGTTGCCAGTTTTGGTAACAACCCGCAGGTTATTTTGCGTGGTGCGGGTAGTGCCGGTACCACAGATATTGCGGTACCGATTTATCATAACAATATGTACTTACCAACTACTGGTCAGGCACTTGCAGGCTATATGGATGTTGAGCGCATCGAAGCCCTGCGTGGTCCGCAGGGTACCTTGTTTGGTCGTAATACGTTTGGTGGTTTGATTAACGTGATCACTAAAAAGCCAGACACGGAAGAGTTTGACTTTGGTGCAGCTATTACAGTTGGCGATTATGGGTTATTGAAAACCGAGGGTTTTGTTAATGTCCCGCTTGGTGACAAGGTTGCGTTCCGACTAACGGCTGCCGATGAACAACGTGATGGCTATGTTGAGAATATCAATAACCCTGATGGCGATCTGAAAGACTCCGACTACACCTATGTACGTGGTCAGCTTTTGTTTACTCCTACCGATGATCTGTCAATCAATCTGACCATGTCGCACTGGAAAGATACTGGTAATGGAAGCTTGAACTGGGCATATAAAGCTGCAGGGATCCCCCTGGATAAAAATGACCCGACCAAAATTAATGCCATTGATGGCTATTTAGACCCGCGTATGGGGATTTACGTAGGCTGTGAAGGCGAACCGGATAGAGCCGGTGGCCGTTCACAAGCCGGTAATGTCTGTGCTGGTGATGCATCGGCTTCAATTGTTAGCGACCCGCGTAAGATAGATTACGATTACACGCCAATTCGTGAATTGGAAGAAACCGCGGTTTATTTAAATATTGACTGGGAAGTTGCGAACCATAGCCTGGTATTGAACGCTGCAGCATTTGATTATCAGGCGATTAACCTGATGGATGCGGAGTTTTCTTCGATGGCGTCTTGGGTCGATGGTACATATGGCACGACAAAATCTGAGCAGGTTGATTTCACTATCTCCTCTACATTTGACGGGCCGTTGCAATATACCTTGGGTGCCTACTACTTCGATAGTCAGGATCCAGATAACAAATCGGCTTATTTATTCGGAAGCTTAACCGAATCCTGGTATGCCTACGCTGGTGCAACCCCGGAAACCCCTTCCTGGGCCTACTGGAATCGTGAAGGTCGTGGTGGTACAAAATCAACCGCCCTATATGGTCAGGCTACCTATTCATTAACAGACAAGCTTAATGCCACTGCCGGTATCCGTTACACCGAAGATGATCGTCAATCGCAGCGCTCTAACTCTCTTGCCGGTTCGTTAGGATGGGGAAATTGGGATGATTATCTTGGACCTGAATTACCTAGCTTTACATACGTTGATGGTAACGGAGACGCTTTGCCTACTGAGGTAGGTAAAGATGAAAATATGGATTATCGCCTTGGCGTCGATTACCAGATAAATGACGATGTCATGGTATACGCGTCATACTCTACCGCTTATATCGCCGGTGCAACTGATGCGGCAACGCAGAAGCTATTGGATCCGCAAACCAATAAATCTTATGAAGCTGGATTTAAATCAACGTTGTTCGACGGTGACTTCCGACTGAATGGAGCCATCTTTAATGCTAAATATGAAGGTTTAACCACGACCGCGTTCATCGAGCAGGGTGATACCGGTGTTGCCGTGGCGACTCAAGTACCAGGCGGTTCTATCAATTCTCGTGGTATTGAACTGGAAGGTTTCTGGGATGTGACTGATGACTTAGTAGTCGATTTTGGTGTGTCTGTGGACATGTCTGAATATGATGAATTTGTCGTTAATGCGGGTAATTTAGTGATTAATGATTCTGACGGTAATCCTGTTAAACCGATTGGCTCAGAAGTGATAGATGGTGGTTTCGGTTTTGTAATGGACGGTGAAAACACTCCGTATACTCCTGACCTGACCGTTGGCGTAGGCGTCTCTTACTTCTTTGATTTAGGTGATATGGGTACTATCAAGCCTTACGTTCATACCTATTACAATAGTGGCTACATGACGAACCGCGCGCCGGCATTCTTCGGTGAACAGGATGCATATGCCAAAGTAGACCTTTCTGTTAAGTGGGAATCTGTTGATGGTGACTTTACGGTCCAGGCATATGTTAATAATGCCACCGACGAGTTAATTCAGACCTACACGGAAATTCTCAGCCGTGCCCGAGTGGCGTATGACTATGCAGCGCCAAGAAATATGGGCATTCGCTTTGGATACAACTTCTAA
- a CDS encoding tetratricopeptide repeat-containing sulfotransferase family protein, with amino-acid sequence MDQKVVKQLEQGFQLLQNQHPEQAEKCFQDILTTHPDNEFALNLLGVTYLQLSNPKSAIEVLNQALTVNHQDPETHANLGLAFKDTHDWKNAQLHLEQSLKINPRQPVVLNNLGNVFAAQDLHSQAASCFDNALKIAPEYPECLSNFAQSLKEIGEHSLALKAIIGAQKLETKNSYFANIQGEIELLMGQYLAAKSSFNRAIALDNNIVARVNLSTALKQLGEHLQARQCLLQVIDQEPNNSEAHHHFGVLQEQLGEFEQAAVSFRNALKHTPNHASSFYQLAKLKQQSLSSSEKAKIQALLDDPTTPDVFKSSLYLALGVDCDKQRLYRDAMQYFVAGKSLKAKKVPYRADISEKYRALITQLLTKQTQGSNVSGIQPVFIIGMPRSGTSLTEQILSSHSRVFGAGELGFINDLMKLAEQETKTRYPYCLEKLSSSSLTRLGAMYKQRVEDTFGSHEIVLDKNPLNYNFVSFIRAILPDAKFIYCKRQAMDNCVSIFKLPFDDNQSYAHDLQALGHYYREHEKLMALFKGHYQQDILQIEYEQTVADQRVQTQRLLDFLGLEFEQETQEFYKTERIVMTPSAEQVRQPIYNTSIGTWQRYEELLNPLIDALAQS; translated from the coding sequence ATGGACCAAAAAGTTGTTAAACAATTAGAACAAGGCTTTCAGTTGTTGCAAAATCAGCATCCTGAACAGGCAGAAAAATGCTTTCAGGACATTCTGACAACACATCCTGACAATGAATTTGCCTTAAACCTTTTAGGTGTCACCTATCTGCAATTATCAAATCCGAAATCGGCCATTGAGGTTTTAAACCAGGCGTTAACCGTAAACCATCAGGATCCAGAGACTCATGCCAATCTTGGTCTGGCATTCAAAGATACCCATGACTGGAAAAACGCTCAGCTGCACCTTGAGCAATCGTTGAAAATAAATCCTAGGCAGCCAGTGGTTTTGAATAACCTGGGTAATGTCTTTGCAGCTCAGGATCTGCACTCACAAGCAGCAAGCTGTTTCGACAACGCGTTAAAAATCGCACCTGAATATCCAGAATGTTTATCCAACTTTGCGCAATCACTGAAAGAAATCGGTGAACATTCTCTGGCATTAAAGGCCATTATTGGGGCGCAAAAACTTGAAACCAAGAATAGCTACTTTGCCAATATTCAGGGCGAAATCGAATTGCTCATGGGCCAGTATCTGGCGGCAAAGAGCAGTTTTAACCGGGCAATTGCACTGGACAACAATATTGTTGCCAGAGTGAACCTGTCGACAGCGCTGAAACAGCTGGGAGAGCATTTACAAGCCAGACAATGTTTATTGCAGGTTATTGACCAGGAACCGAACAATAGTGAAGCTCATCATCACTTTGGGGTATTGCAGGAGCAATTGGGAGAATTCGAGCAGGCGGCGGTGAGTTTTCGCAACGCGTTAAAGCATACGCCTAATCACGCCAGCTCTTTTTATCAGTTAGCCAAGCTCAAGCAGCAGTCCCTGAGTAGCTCTGAAAAAGCAAAAATCCAAGCATTGCTCGACGACCCAACTACGCCTGATGTGTTTAAGTCCTCTTTGTATCTGGCGCTTGGGGTCGATTGTGACAAGCAGCGACTATATCGAGATGCGATGCAGTATTTCGTTGCCGGGAAATCTTTGAAAGCGAAAAAAGTACCTTATAGAGCGGATATCAGCGAAAAGTATCGAGCGCTGATCACTCAATTGCTAACCAAACAGACGCAGGGCAGTAACGTGAGCGGAATACAACCGGTATTTATCATTGGTATGCCTCGTTCAGGGACCAGTTTAACCGAACAAATACTGTCATCTCATTCGCGGGTGTTCGGCGCTGGCGAGCTCGGTTTTATCAATGATCTAATGAAACTTGCTGAACAGGAAACGAAAACCCGGTATCCATATTGTCTCGAAAAACTATCGTCTTCGAGCCTCACCAGACTCGGTGCAATGTATAAACAAAGGGTTGAGGACACCTTTGGTTCTCATGAAATTGTTCTCGATAAAAACCCGCTAAACTATAATTTTGTCAGCTTTATCAGAGCGATACTGCCAGATGCGAAATTTATTTATTGCAAACGTCAGGCGATGGACAATTGTGTATCCATTTTTAAATTGCCATTTGATGATAATCAAAGCTATGCCCATGATTTACAGGCACTTGGACATTATTATCGCGAGCATGAAAAATTAATGGCTCTTTTTAAAGGGCATTACCAGCAAGATATATTGCAGATAGAGTACGAGCAAACGGTTGCAGACCAGCGGGTTCAGACTCAGCGTCTATTGGACTTTCTTGGATTAGAATTTGAGCAGGAAACCCAGGAGTTTTATAAGACCGAGCGTATTGTCATGACACCCAGTGCGGAGCAGGTACGGCAACCGATCTACAATACCAGTATCGGTACCTGGCAACGATATGAGGAGTTATTAAATCCGCTTATCGATGCCTTGGCACAATCGTAA